A genomic region of Halopelagius longus contains the following coding sequences:
- a CDS encoding CBS domain-containing protein, with amino-acid sequence MPPTEFDDVSVDAYMTETVATARPEDRVADVVERLRTGSRDRGLPVLDDDGRLAGFVGAIDLLGVPDDEPLRAVMRRNVAIARPGMSLKDAAGILFRTGHRFLPVVDDDETFLGVVSNADVVRSQIERTTPSKVERTRKMLETTHGVSVGIGDAVVAISELIPTQREVFADELEGRAYELEHGLAEPLITLDYGEETLLVDGHHRALAARELDIGEMRAYVLVVDPSDVPELGLRKVARIGGLDSLADVRVNEEGHHPVVELIGLGA; translated from the coding sequence ATGCCCCCGACGGAGTTCGACGACGTCAGCGTCGACGCCTACATGACCGAGACGGTAGCGACGGCCCGCCCCGAGGACCGCGTCGCGGACGTCGTCGAACGCCTGCGGACGGGGTCTCGGGACCGCGGCCTCCCCGTCCTCGACGACGACGGACGCCTCGCGGGGTTCGTCGGCGCGATAGACCTCCTCGGCGTCCCCGACGACGAACCCCTCCGCGCGGTGATGCGCCGAAACGTCGCCATCGCCCGCCCGGGGATGTCCCTCAAGGACGCCGCGGGCATCCTCTTCCGGACGGGCCACCGGTTCCTCCCCGTCGTCGACGACGACGAGACGTTCCTCGGCGTCGTCTCCAACGCCGACGTGGTCCGGAGCCAGATAGAGCGCACGACGCCCTCGAAAGTCGAGCGCACCCGGAAGATGCTCGAAACGACCCACGGCGTCTCCGTCGGCATCGGCGACGCCGTCGTCGCGATTTCAGAGCTGATACCCACGCAGCGAGAGGTGTTCGCAGACGAGTTAGAGGGGCGCGCCTACGAACTGGAACACGGCCTCGCGGAACCGCTCATCACGCTCGACTACGGCGAGGAGACGCTCCTCGTGGACGGCCACCACCGCGCCCTCGCGGCGCGCGAACTCGACATCGGCGAGATGCGCGCGTACGTCCTCGTCGTGGACCCGAGCGACGTTCCGGAGTTGGGGCTTCGGAAAGTCGCCCGCATCGGCGGACTGGACTCGCTGGCCGACGTGCGAGTCAACGAGGAAGGTCACCACCCCGTCGTCGAACTCATCGGACTCGGGGCGTAG